The following proteins come from a genomic window of Miscanthus floridulus cultivar M001 chromosome 2, ASM1932011v1, whole genome shotgun sequence:
- the LOC136540188 gene encoding probable mannose-1-phosphate guanylyltransferase 1: protein MKALILVGGFGTRLRPLTLSVPKPLVDFGNKPMILHQIEALKEVGVTEVVLAINYQPEVMLNFLKDFESKLGIKITCSQETEPLGTAGPLALARDKLVDGSGDPFFVLNSDVISEYPFAELIEFHRAHGGEATIMVTKVDEPSKYGVVVMEEGTGKVERFVEKPKVFVGNKINAGIYLLNPSVLDRIELKPTSIEKEVFPRIAADEALFAMVLPGFWMDIGQPRDYITGLRLYLDSLRKKAPARLASGAHVLGNVLVHETAVIGEGCLIGPDVAVGPGCVVEAGVRLSRCTVMRGARVKQHSCVSSSIIGWHSTVGKWARVENMTILGEDVHVCDEIYSNGGVVLPHKEIKSSILKPEIVM from the exons ATGAAGGCCCTCATTCTCGTCGGAGGCTTTGGCACCCGCCTGCGACCGCTGACGCTCAGCGTGCCCAAGCCGCTGGTGGATTTCGGCAACAAGCCCATGATCCTGCATCAG ATCGAGGCTCTGAAGGAAGTTGGTGTTACAGAGGTTGTCCTGGCCATCAATTACCAGCCTGAG GTGATGCTCAACTTTCTCAAGGACTTCGAGAGCAAGCTTGGCATCAAGATCACCTGCTCTCAGGAGACGGAGCCCCTCGGGACCGCTGGGCCGCTGGCCCTGGCCCGCGACAAGCTCGTGGACGGCTCCGGCGACCCTTTCTTCGTGCTCAACAGCGACGTGATCAGCGAGTACCCGTTCGCGGAGCTCATCGAGTTCCACAGGGCCCACGGTGGCGAGGCCACGATCATGGTGACCAAGGTGGACGAGCCGTCCAAGTACGGCGTGGTGGTCATGGAGGAGGGGACCGGCAAGGTGGAGCGGTTCGTGGAGAAGCCCAAGGTGTTCGTGGGGAACAAGATCAACGCCGGCATCTACCTGCTGAACCCGTCCGTGCTGGACCGCATCGAGCTGAAGCCGACGTCCATCGAGAAGGAGGTGTTCCCGCGCAtcgcggcggacgaggccctcttcgCCATGGTGCTCCCGGGGTTCTGGATGGACATCGGGCAGCCGAGGGACTACATCACGGGCCTGCGCCTGTACCTGGACTCGCTGCGGAAGAAGGCGCCCGCCAGGCTCGCGTCGGGCGCGCACGTCCTGGGCAACGTGCTGGTGCACGAGACCGCGGTCATCGGGGAGGGCTGCCTCATCGGGCCCGACGTCGCGGTCGGGCCGGGCTGCGTGGTGGAGGCCGGGGTGCGGCTGTCCCGCTGCACCGTCATGCGCGGCGCGCGCGTGAAGCAGCACTCCTGCGTCTCCAGCAGTATCATCGGCTGGCACTCCACCGTCGGCAAGTGGGCGCGCGTGGAGAACATGACCATCCTCGGGGAGGACGTGCACGTCTGCGACGAGATCTACAGCAACGGCGGCGTCGTGCTCCCGCACAAGGAGATCAAATCCAGCATCCTCAAGCCCGAGATCGTCATGTGA